A window of the Halorussus pelagicus genome harbors these coding sequences:
- a CDS encoding NAD-dependent succinate-semialdehyde dehydrogenase, whose amino-acid sequence MNRTNPATGESLEPISDDSAEDVEAALDRATETFEEWKDVPIRKRQQLLENAADVLRADEEEFAELMTREMGKTLASARSEVQKCAWVCDYYAENAADFLQTERRPGPAHAETTVSYEPLGPILAVMPWNFPFWQVFRFAAPHLTAGNVGLLKHASNVPGCAEAIQEVFERAGYPDGVFQSLIIHSDEAEQVIEDDRVRAVTLTGSARAGRSVAKTAGENLKKSVLELGGSDPFVVLDDADLDAAAETGATARTINAGQSCIAAKRFVVHTDVYDEWVEKFVAEMDDLTVGDPTDADTDLGPQAREDLLETLHEQVERTVEAGATLELGGEPLDREGFYYPPTVLTDVPRDSAAACEEVFGPVAAVFEVESEEAAIELANDTHLGLGASVWTQDVERGERIAHHIDAGCAFVNELVKSDPRVPFGGVKDSGYGRELAEHGIEEFVNKKTVWVQETDASEEDVDVTTE is encoded by the coding sequence ATGAATAGAACCAATCCCGCCACTGGCGAATCGCTCGAACCGATTTCCGACGACTCCGCAGAGGACGTGGAGGCCGCGCTCGACCGGGCCACCGAGACCTTCGAGGAGTGGAAAGACGTGCCCATCAGGAAGCGCCAGCAACTGCTAGAGAACGCCGCCGACGTGCTTCGAGCAGACGAAGAGGAGTTCGCCGAACTGATGACCAGAGAGATGGGCAAGACGCTGGCGTCGGCCCGCTCGGAGGTCCAGAAGTGCGCATGGGTCTGTGACTACTACGCCGAGAACGCCGCCGACTTCCTCCAGACCGAGCGTCGGCCCGGTCCCGCCCACGCCGAGACGACGGTCTCCTACGAACCGCTCGGGCCGATTCTGGCGGTTATGCCGTGGAACTTCCCGTTCTGGCAGGTGTTCCGGTTCGCCGCACCCCATCTGACCGCGGGCAACGTCGGCCTGCTCAAGCACGCCTCGAACGTACCGGGGTGCGCCGAGGCGATTCAGGAGGTCTTCGAGCGAGCGGGCTATCCCGACGGCGTCTTCCAGAGTCTCATCATCCACTCCGACGAGGCCGAACAGGTCATCGAGGACGACCGCGTGCGGGCGGTCACGCTCACGGGGAGCGCCCGCGCAGGTCGTTCCGTGGCGAAAACGGCGGGCGAGAACCTGAAGAAGTCGGTCCTCGAACTCGGCGGGTCAGACCCCTTCGTCGTGCTGGACGACGCGGACCTTGACGCGGCCGCGGAGACCGGCGCGACGGCCCGGACTATCAACGCCGGACAGTCCTGTATCGCGGCCAAGCGCTTCGTCGTCCACACCGACGTGTACGACGAGTGGGTCGAGAAGTTCGTCGCCGAGATGGACGACCTGACGGTCGGCGACCCGACCGACGCCGACACCGACCTCGGACCGCAGGCCCGCGAGGACCTGCTGGAGACGCTTCACGAGCAGGTCGAGCGGACCGTCGAGGCGGGCGCGACGCTCGAACTCGGCGGCGAACCGCTCGACCGGGAGGGCTTTTACTACCCGCCAACCGTGCTGACCGACGTGCCCCGCGATTCGGCCGCGGCCTGTGAAGAAGTGTTCGGCCCTGTCGCGGCGGTCTTCGAAGTCGAGAGCGAGGAAGCGGCCATCGAATTGGCCAACGACACCCACCTCGGTCTCGGCGCGTCGGTCTGGACGCAGGACGTAGAGCGCGGCGAGCGTATCGCCCACCACATCGACGCTGGCTGTGCCTTCGTCAACGAACTCGTGAAGTCCGACCCCAGAGTCCCCTTCGGCGGCGTGAAAGACTCGGGCTACGGCCGCGAACTGGCCGAACACGGCATCGAGGAGTTCGTGAACAAGAAGACGGTGTGGGTGCAGGAGACCGACGCGAGCGAGGAGGACGTGGACGTGACCACCGAGTAG
- the hflX gene encoding GTPase HflX has translation MQSKDHSSHDRDSANCSRTDAADSATTSASRRTAVVAERTTDEAPDTTEIRKLTEAAGYEVVAERTQTRPPDPALQFGRGKAEELAETVAETDASAVVFDNDLTPTQTVELARLCPDGTEVLDRHRLVLDIFGEQAGSERASLQVERATLAYDLPRIREQITRELAGENLAHDEQGGQRVRDVERRIDEVDRKLAELGDDAAVRRERRREEGFEFVALAGYTNAGKSTLLHRLADDLDFEAQDYDDGGGDLDGTAEIEDRLFKTLDTTTRRATVEGRRTLVTDTVGFVDDLPHELVKSFHGTLSATESADCAVVVADASDAPADLRRKLATSFDLLADARGTVVVALNKSDLLDSDELAECERVVAEVAENAESVEVADSLAVSAVEGRNLDALEARVADALPDLRETELVLPNGDDAMSLVSWLYDRANVEDVRYRGDEVEVAFAAKEAVIEKAKSRARDL, from the coding sequence ATGCAATCAAAAGACCATTCATCGCACGACCGAGACAGCGCGAATTGCTCACGAACCGACGCCGCCGACTCAGCGACGACCTCCGCCAGCAGACGGACCGCAGTCGTCGCCGAGCGAACAACCGACGAAGCGCCTGACACGACCGAAATTCGAAAGTTAACAGAAGCCGCGGGCTACGAAGTCGTCGCCGAGCGCACCCAGACTCGGCCGCCGGACCCCGCGCTCCAGTTCGGCCGGGGGAAGGCCGAGGAGTTGGCCGAGACGGTCGCCGAGACCGACGCGAGCGCCGTGGTCTTCGACAACGACCTCACGCCGACCCAGACGGTCGAACTGGCGCGGCTGTGTCCCGACGGAACCGAGGTGCTGGACCGCCACCGACTCGTCCTCGACATCTTCGGAGAGCAGGCCGGGAGCGAGCGCGCGAGTCTACAGGTCGAGCGCGCGACGCTGGCCTACGACCTCCCCCGGATTCGGGAGCAAATCACCCGCGAACTCGCGGGCGAAAACCTCGCTCACGACGAGCAGGGCGGCCAGCGCGTCCGCGACGTGGAACGGCGAATCGACGAGGTGGACCGGAAACTCGCCGAACTGGGCGACGACGCCGCGGTGCGCCGCGAGCGCAGGCGCGAGGAGGGCTTCGAGTTCGTCGCGCTGGCGGGGTACACCAACGCCGGGAAGTCCACGCTCCTGCACCGCCTCGCCGACGACCTCGATTTCGAGGCTCAGGACTATGACGATGGCGGCGGCGACCTCGACGGCACCGCCGAAATCGAGGACCGACTGTTCAAGACCCTCGACACGACGACTCGCCGGGCGACCGTCGAGGGCCGCCGAACGCTCGTCACCGACACCGTGGGGTTCGTGGACGATCTACCCCACGAACTGGTCAAGTCGTTCCACGGCACGCTCTCGGCGACCGAATCGGCCGACTGCGCGGTAGTCGTCGCCGACGCCAGCGACGCGCCCGCCGACCTCCGCCGGAAACTCGCCACCAGTTTCGACCTACTCGCGGACGCGAGGGGCACGGTCGTCGTGGCGCTGAACAAGTCCGACCTGCTCGATAGCGACGAACTCGCCGAGTGCGAAAGGGTAGTCGCGGAGGTCGCGGAGAACGCAGAATCAGTCGAAGTGGCCGACTCGCTCGCGGTCAGCGCGGTCGAAGGCCGAAACCTCGACGCGCTCGAAGCGCGCGTCGCCGACGCCCTGCCGGACCTGCGCGAGACCGAACTCGTCCTGCCGAACGGCGACGACGCGATGAGCCTGGTCTCGTGGCTCTACGACCGCGCGAACGTCGAAGACGTGCGCTACCGGGGCGACGAGGTGGAAGTCGCGTTCGCGGCGAAGGAAGCGGTGATCGAGAAAGCGAAATCGAGGGCACGAGACCTCTAG
- the rtcA gene encoding RNA 3'-terminal phosphate cyclase has translation MLYLLFGLEVAGLGERAPTEELTETPRERGFMTDDLLELDGAAGGGQLLRTALSLSMVADRPFRMVNIRSDRPTPGLKPQHLAAVRAAARLCDAEVEGGEQGTEELTFRPGSPTGGELSVDIGTAGSVTLLFDALLPVALRLDRPLAVTATGGTDVKWSPTTDHYRRVKLPLVRETGVLATVERDRPGFYPAGGGEATLWLAPASRSDLRELDLTERGDLTGVRILSTASADLADADVAERQAASAAKRLREAESVPDEISVTERTVSSVESASPGSALAVVLNYEETTAGFDALGEQGKAAERVGNEAAERALAFLERGADRAGCAASGAVDSVDSPAEAGATPAVDSHTADQLVVFLALAGGQIAIPEVTNHVETCVALVNEFGYSVAIEERGGDRPPLLTAPGQ, from the coding sequence TTGCTCTACCTGCTGTTCGGCTTGGAGGTCGCCGGACTCGGCGAGCGAGCGCCGACCGAAGAGTTGACCGAGACCCCACGCGAACGTGGGTTCATGACCGACGACCTGCTCGAACTCGACGGCGCGGCCGGGGGCGGCCAACTGCTCCGGACCGCGCTCTCGCTCTCGATGGTCGCCGACCGACCGTTCCGGATGGTGAACATCCGGAGCGACCGCCCGACGCCGGGTCTCAAGCCACAGCACCTCGCGGCGGTCCGGGCCGCGGCGCGACTCTGCGACGCCGAAGTCGAGGGCGGCGAACAGGGGACCGAGGAACTGACCTTCCGGCCGGGGTCGCCGACCGGGGGCGAACTATCGGTGGACATCGGAACCGCGGGGAGCGTCACCCTGCTGTTCGACGCGCTCCTGCCGGTCGCGCTCCGACTCGACCGGCCGCTGGCGGTCACCGCAACCGGCGGGACCGACGTGAAGTGGTCGCCGACGACCGACCACTACCGCCGGGTCAAACTCCCGCTGGTGCGAGAGACGGGCGTCCTCGCCACCGTCGAGCGCGACCGCCCCGGCTTCTACCCGGCGGGCGGCGGCGAGGCGACGCTGTGGCTCGCGCCCGCCTCGCGCTCGGACCTGCGCGAACTCGACCTGACCGAACGGGGCGACCTCACTGGCGTCCGCATCCTCTCGACGGCGTCTGCCGACCTCGCGGACGCGGATGTGGCCGAGCGGCAGGCCGCGAGCGCGGCCAAGCGCCTGCGCGAGGCCGAGAGCGTTCCCGACGAAATTTCCGTCACCGAGCGCACCGTCTCGTCGGTCGAAAGCGCCTCGCCGGGGTCCGCGCTCGCGGTCGTGTTGAACTACGAGGAGACGACCGCAGGGTTCGACGCGCTCGGCGAGCAAGGGAAAGCCGCCGAGCGCGTCGGCAACGAGGCGGCCGAACGGGCGCTCGCGTTTCTGGAACGGGGTGCCGACCGCGCCGGATGCGCCGCGTCCGGCGCGGTCGATTCAGTCGATTCGCCCGCCGAGGCGGGTGCGACTCCGGCGGTCGATTCCCACACCGCCGACCAACTCGTCGTCTTCCTCGCGCTGGCCGGGGGCCAGATAGCGATTCCGGAGGTGACAAACCACGTCGAGACCTGCGTCGCCCTCGTGAACGAGTTCGGCTACTCGGTCGCAATCGAGGAGCGCGGCGGCGACCGGCCGCCGCTGTTGACCGCGCCGGGACAGTGA